The nucleotide sequence CGATAAATTGAAAGGCAGTGTCGGGGTCATCCACGATACAACCGAAATCCGCTCGCTGATGAAAGAATTGGACCGGGCAAGAAGCATTATCCGGACGCTTGAATCGAAGTATACGTTCGACGACATCGTCGGATTGAGCCCGGAAATGCAATTGAGCCTCCAGCAAGCTAAACTGGCTGCGCAGACGCTTGTAACGGTGTTATTGCGCGGCGAATCCGGGACGGGCAAAGAATTGTTCGCCCATGCCATCCACAGTGCGAGCGAGCGGAAATACAATAAATTCGTCCGGGTGAATTGTGCCGCATTGACAGAGGAATTATTGGACAGCGAATTGTTCGGCTATGAAGAAGGCGCGCTGCCCGGCATAAAAAGCGGCGAAAAAAGAGGCTTGTTCGAAGAAGCCAATAACGGCAGTATTTTCCTGGATGAAATCGGAGAATTGTCGCCGGCGATCCAAAGCAAGTTGCTGCGTGTACTGCAAGAACACGAAACGCTCCGGATTGGCAGTACGACGCCGATTCCAGTAAATGTGCGCGTTATTGCTTCCACCAATGCCAATATGGAAAAAGCTTTGCTGGAAGGCACTTTCCGCGAAGATCTGTATTACCGGCTAAACCGGATGCCGATTTTGATTCCGCCGCTGCGGAAACGGAAGCAGGACATTCCGAGAATCGCGGACCGGCTTTTGCTCAAGTTGAATCAGGAGTATGGACGCAACGTGGAGACAGTCACGGACAAAGCGCTGCAATTGCTGCGCCTCTACGATTGGCCGGGCAATGTAAGGGAACTCGAAAACGTCTTGAGCCGGGCGATGATTTTCATGCAGATGAACGATAAGGTCTTGACTGAAGAGCATATTCCCTTAAACATGATCAAGTCTCCGGAAGCGAAGCACGAAGTGACCTTCGAGTCATCAGTGCCGCTGCAGGAACAGCTTGATACGATTGAAAGAGGAATTCTTCAACATGCCTTAAAGCAGTTTAATGGCAACAAATCCAAAACTGCCAAGCAACTCGAGATATCATTGCGAACCCTGTATTACAAACTCGAGAAATACGGTCTGTCTTAAGCCATTTGCAAAT is from Planococcus liqunii and encodes:
- a CDS encoding sigma-54 interaction domain-containing protein, with the translated sequence MQNVLIIGGGAGGSAILQMLLESDYMRVCGIADIHLAAPAVQKAKQWGIPVSTDYRDFNKDDVHMVFNVTGSDEVQQQLPLHFPKSTVIIPGGIANVLVRLITEKEHFISLLSEESHKQNIIFNSIEEGMVGIDRNGHINFLNKSASRMLEVKAELAIGRPIHEFITASELPHTYESGRTELNRELVLPNGAKIVSSRFPMVDEHGETIGAFAVFKDISEVVSLAEQITDLKEVQTMLQAIIQSSDDAISVVDENGNGLLVNPAYTRITGLQMEEVIGQPASADISEGESMHLKALQTRKPYRGVNLKVGPANREVIVNVAPIIVDDKLKGSVGVIHDTTEIRSLMKELDRARSIIRTLESKYTFDDIVGLSPEMQLSLQQAKLAAQTLVTVLLRGESGTGKELFAHAIHSASERKYNKFVRVNCAALTEELLDSELFGYEEGALPGIKSGEKRGLFEEANNGSIFLDEIGELSPAIQSKLLRVLQEHETLRIGSTTPIPVNVRVIASTNANMEKALLEGTFREDLYYRLNRMPILIPPLRKRKQDIPRIADRLLLKLNQEYGRNVETVTDKALQLLRLYDWPGNVRELENVLSRAMIFMQMNDKVLTEEHIPLNMIKSPEAKHEVTFESSVPLQEQLDTIERGILQHALKQFNGNKSKTAKQLEISLRTLYYKLEKYGLS